A window of the Sabethes cyaneus chromosome 1, idSabCyanKW18_F2, whole genome shotgun sequence genome harbors these coding sequences:
- the LOC128738401 gene encoding TBC domain-containing protein kinase-like protein translates to MYVGEMDQLWSQPCPSKTKHQKKKKQVACYFLYKLCLCVPEYGLRYTLVKMRLIAITGHQQTRSVSEFASVSTAMAPIKLNKRISVSTFFAKSHPSDECCGSNGLPLTPNSIGIFGRAQLLKSDLLKHENLCEYLDIVRGKHERTIIVQESAGSPLTETFIGENNKHEMLMRIAFQVLRALGHLNEQGLMCRNLEPGNILISRDFSVKLYNYGMYYMTDGGKYVSFPIGNVKYHAPEVLLDSKQNIKSDVWALGMILAELALGETFWERLKLSQIVRKILSLTTVSNVFEKLAREQQKLELFHSLDPALKRIIEECLIVSVRKRPQAQELLEDEAFDFLRGETFGFLDPAGLTLLERHCDNLAEIYYLWQLAGGDVQQELKKEGLIKSEAPILSLPNLVLLNGKSISPPKSQSFLHDNRGICLNFNILLERLSKIPEEDYLPLIYTTNAYLESPVFKTDLPLVIRERDTVYQFHRIMLLKTLLHGYPYTQDLLKSFASKDIPPPFRGKVWACLLGVIENGMYEQLDKCSPTHTDRQIEVDIPRCHQYNELLSSQEGHNKLKRLLKAWVTAHPQYVYWQGLDSLTAPFLYLNFNNEERAFLSLYKFIPKYLHLFFLKDNSAIIKEYLVKFFQLIFFHEPVLAKHLHGINFIPELYAIPWFLTMFSHVFPLHKIFHLWDKLILGDNSYPLFIGIAILKQLKTTLLTSGFNECILLFSDLPDIVMETCVNDSESMYQFTPKSIAYRKYAMHEEEPGEFDLKYTDEDHKEVQSELYPRISVYDLIRLLRDRPASVAVLDLRCNLEHRKVAIDNSVNVPFSSVSLKETRLDILNVPKLEAYMRKKIIVIVSTSHESAMLFAKFLVDCHVPHVCILHRGFDAVYRTDDKLVLQTFDYINTLAKSVPNISNFVES, encoded by the exons ATGTATGTTGGCGAGATGGATCAACTATGGTCTCAGCCCTGTCCGTCAAAGACAaaacatcaaaaaaaaaaaaaacaggttgcatgttattttctatataagTTATGCTTGTGCGTGCCTGAGTATGGTTTACGATACACTCTTGTTAAAATGCGTTTAATTGCAATCACGGGCCATCAACAAACCCGTAGTGTCAGTGAATTTGCAAGTGTTTCGACCGCTATGGCTCCAATAAAATTGAACAAACGCATTTCGGTGTCGACGTTTTTCGCTAAATCTCACCCGAGTGATGAGTGCTGTGGCAGCAATGGTCTTCCATTAACGCCCAATTCTATCGGGATATTTGGCCGAGCACAGCTTCTAAAAAGCGATTTGCTCAAGCATGAAAACCTTTGCGAATATTTGGATATTGTTCGGGGAAAACATGAAAGGACAATAATCGTGCAGGAAAGCGCTGGCAGTCCGCTGACAGAGACTTTTATTGGTGAGAACAATAAGCATGAAATGCTTATGCGAATAGCTTTCCAAGTGCTTCGTGCACTAGGTCATCTGAATGAACAAGGACTAATGTGTCGGAATTTGGAACCTGGAAACATTCTCATCAGTAGGGACTTTAGTGTGAAATTGTATAACTATGGAATGTATTATATGACTGACGGAGGAAAATATGTTTCGTTTCCCATTGGGAATGTAAAATATCATGCACCAGAAGTTTTGCTAGATTCAAAACAAAATATCAAAAGCGATGTATGGGCTTTAGGAATGATTCTGGCCGAATTAGCCCTAGGCGAAACGTTTTGGGAACGACTAAAATTGTCTCAAATTGTTAGAAAAATACTAAGCCTAACTACTGTCTCCAATGTGTTTGAGAAACTGGCGCGAGAACAGCAGAAACTGGAATTGTTCCATTCGTTAGATCCGGCACTGAAACGCATCATCGAGGAGTGTTTGATTGTTTCCGTCCGGAAGCGACCACAAGCCCAGGAACTGTTGGAAGATGAGGCGTTTGATTTTTTACGTGGAGAAACTTTTGGTTTTCTGGACCCAGCTGGATTGACTTTGCTGGAACGTCATTGTGATAATTTGGCAGAAATTTACTATCTTTGGCAATTAGCCGGTGGTGATGTGCAACAAGAGTTGAAAAAGGAAGGACTAATAAAAAGCGAGGCACCTATTTTATCCCTGCCGAA TTTGGTACTTCTCAATGGAAAGTCGATCTCTCCGCCAAAAAGTCAAAGTTTTCTGCATGACAACCGCGGCATATGTTTGAACTTCAACATTCTGCTTGAGCGTTTATCGAAAATTCCCGAAGAAGATTATCTTCCGTTGATCTACACCACCAATGCGTATTTAGAATCTCCTGTTTTTAAAACCGATTTGCCATTGGTGATACGCGAACGTGATACTGTTTACCAATTTCATCGTATAATGCTACTTAAAACGTTGCTGCATGGCTACCCTTATACTCAAGATCTACTCAAAAGTTTTGCTAGTAAGGACATTCCGCCACCCTTTCGTGGTAAAGTTTGGGCTTGCCTATTAGGTGTCATAGAGAATGGTATGTACGAACAGCTTGATAAGTGCAGCCCGACTCATACTGATCGACAAATCGAGGTGGATATTCCTCGCTGTCATCAGTATAATGAGCTTCTCTCATCCCAGGAAGGGCACAATAAGTTAAAGCGACTGCTGAAGGCTTGGGTGACCGCTCATCCGCAGTACGTCTACTGGCAAGGGCTGGACTCATTGACGGCACCTTTCCTATACCTCAACTTTAACAATGAAGAGCGAGCCTTTCTCAGCCTCTACAAATTCATACCGAAATATTTGCATTTGTTTTTCCTCAAGGATAACTCCGCAATCATCAAGGAGTATTTGGTGAAATTCTTTCAGCTTATATTTTTCCACGAACCCGTTCTGGCTAAACATCTGCATGGAATTAACTTCATCCCAGAGCTGTACGCTATACCCTGGTTTCTGACAATGTTTAGCC ATGTTTTTCCTCTGCACAAAATATTCCATTTGTGGGATAAGCTTATTCTGGGCGATAATTCGTACCCTCTATTTATTGGTATTGCAATCCTGAAGCAGTTGAAGACAACGCTGCTTACTTCGGGCTTCAACGAGTGTATTTTGCTATTCAGTGACTTACCGGACATTGTAATGGAAACATGTGTGAATGACTCCGAGTCTATGTACCAATTTACGCCTAAGAGTATTGCCTACCGAAAGTACGCAATGCACGAAGAAGAACCGGGAGAATTT GATCTCAAATACACTGACGAAGATCACAAAGAGGTGCAGAGTGAACTGTATCCCCGCATTAGCGTCTACGATTTGATTCGACTGCTACGGGATCGACCGGCTAGCGTTGCAGTTTTGGACCTACGATGCAATCTAGAGCATCGCAAAGTGGCTATCGACAATAGCGTAAACGTTCCGTTCAGCTCTGTTTCGCTGAAGGAGACTCGGTTGGACATTTTGAATGTACCGAAGCTGGAGGCATATATGCGCAAAAAAATTATCGTCATCGTGAGTACATCACACGAAAGTGCGATGCTGTTTGCCAAGTTCTTAGTGGACTGCCACGTTCCGCATGTTTGTATTTTGCACCGTGGGTTCGATGCGGTGTATCGAACCGACGACAAGCTGGTTCTTCAGACATTTGACTACATCAATACGCTAGCGAAAAGTGTACCAAATATTTCCAACTTTGTGGAAAGTTGA